The window AGCTTTGGCAAAATCCCTTTAGATATGAAAACTATGCCGGTAACAGCATTGAGCGTGTCCGGACATAAAATCTACGGACCCAAAGGTGTTGGCGTGTTGTTTCTTCGGCGTGGTGCGAAGATTATGCCTTTATTGCATGGCGGAAAGCAAGAACGCGAACGCCGCGCGGGCACCGAAAATGTTGCCGCAATCGTTGGTTTTGGCAGGGCAACGGCAATGATCATGGCCGAACGTGAGCGCGAAGCGGAAAGATTGCGCGCACTCACGCAGGATTTTTGGCAGAACGTTCAACAAATCTATCCACAAGCAACGCTGAATAGCCCTCCGCGCGAACGCCTGCCAGGCGTACTGAATATTTCTTTTCCGGGAATGGACAGCCTGGCCATGGTCATGAGCCTTGATTTGCAAGGTATCGCGGTGAGTAATGGCTCAGCGTGCAGTTCGGGCAGCGTTGAGCCCAGTCATGTTTTGCGCGCGATGAATCTCAGCAACGACCGCGCCAATTCTGCCATTCGCTTCAGCTTCGGTCGATATACGACGCAGGCAGAGTTAGCCGAAACTCTTGCCGCGCTCGAGCAGATCTTGCAACGCCGCAAGCGGGATAGACGGATCCCGCCCAAAGTCGGCAGGGTGATGAGCACGGCTTAATCGGTTAAGTTGAAATCATATTTTGAACAATTTTTGCATAATTCATGATGGATCATAAGCACAATTATTTAGCGCAGTCACAAATTGCGCCCGGCGCCGGCGCAACCGTGGTCGTAGCGATGAGCGGCGGCGTCGATAGTTCCGCGGCTGCGGCATTGCTGCATGAGCATGGCTATCGCGTCATCGGCATCACGTTAAATCTGTGGGATTTTCATGCCAGCGGCGGCAATGTCAATTTTGAAAGCGGCTGCTGTTCGATCGACACGATGGCCGATGCCCGGGCGATTTGCCACAAGCTGGGCGTGCCGCATTACGTTTTGGACCTGAAAGAAATTTTTGATCGCAGCGTGCAGCAAGATTTTATTGCAGAATATTTTGCCGGGCGCACGCCCAATCCCTGTGTGCGCTGCAACACGTTTATCAAGTGGGGCGCATTGCTGCAACAGGCCGAAAACATCGGCGCGGATTTTCTTGCGACCGGGCATTATGCCAGAGTCGCATTAAATCCCGACACCGGCCGGTGGGTATTGCGCCGCGCCGTCGATCACAATAAAGATCAAAGCTATGCGTTGTGGGGCGTGCGACAAGCGGCGCTGGCGCGCACGCTTTTCCCCTTGGGCGAGCTGACCAAGCCGCAAGTGCGCGACTTTGCGCGCAGCTTGAGCCTGAAGACGGCCGAGAAGAAAGAGAGTCAGGAAATATGTTTTATTCCGGATAATGATTACCGGCGTTATTTGCAGGAAAAAGCGCCGGCAAACGTTGAAGAAATTGGCGCAGGTGAGTTCGTCGATCGGACGGGCAAGGCGCTCGGAACGCATGCCGGTGTGCCGTTTTATACCATCGGCCAGCGCAAAGGCCTGGGGATGGCCTTTGGCCGCCCGATTTTTGTCACGCAAATCGATTCACTTACCAACACTATTACTCTCGGTGACGCCGAGGATCTGCTGCAAGACGAATTCGTGGTTTCCTCCGTAAACTGGGGAGCAGAATATTGCCCGAAGGAAGGACGAGAAGTACACTGTAAAATTCGGTATCGCGATTCGGGCGCGGCGGCGCGTCTTTATGATGCCGAAGAGCATGCCGCGCGTGTGCGCTTTCATGCGCCGCAGCGTGCGATCACACCCGGCCAATCCGCCGTATTTTATGATGGCGATATCGTGATTGGCGGAGGGGTAATTGATCACGTGCGAAAATAGGTGTATCAGTTATCATCTGAAAATAAAAATGCCCCGTAGCCGGGGCATTTTGGTTTAAGCATGTGTTGATGAATCATTTCGATTCGGCTTGCACTTCCCGAATAACTTCCTTTAGCTCGTCGCGATCAATCGCCAGGTGATTGCCGCGCACCGTTCGGTTGAATTTCCAAACATACAAAAAACCGAGAAGGAAGCCGGCGAGTCCTCCGCCTACCAACGACCACAAGGCGAGTTTTAACCAGGGAATTTCACTGGTTGCGCCGAATACCCACCACGACACCACCAGAAAAAAAAACGTCAGAAGAGGAGTCGTTAGAGTGAAAGCCTGGCCGATGCCGCTGGCATCCAAACAATGCGGCGGGCAGGGCCAGCGGTTGTCGCCAAAGTGGATGACATACGTGTAGAAATTCAGCTTGCGCGGCTCTACCGCCCTGGGTTCGAGGGCTTTGGATTTGATTCGAATCCAATAGCTGACAAATTCTTCGCTCTGTTTTTGATTCATCTTTCCTCCCGTTTTCAAGTTAAAAAATGTGAGTGAATTTGAGATGATTGATGCTACGATGTTTTAAGGATTGTCGATTAAATAACTTGCCCAAATCTCAAACCGCGAAGGCACGCCAATAACCGCGAATTTTAAAATTAGCGGATATTCGCGTTTATTGGCGGTTCCCCAAATGAGTAAGTTATTTAAATGACGTTCCTAAGTTACGATAAACCTCAATCGCCTCTTCCCGTCAAAACGAAAGCTGCCCAGAAATAGGGAAAAGCATAGGAATGGGATGCTCTGGCTTCCAGGTTCTGAATCATCTGCAACTGCGCGGCGCGCAATGCACGCGCGGGTGGCGCGCCTTGTTGGAGATGGCGATAGAAGTCCCTCATCAGCTCGGAGGTGCTGCGATCATCCACGTCCCACAAGCTGGTGAGCAATCGCTCGGCGCCGGCGCACAAAAATGCTTGCGTGAGTCCCATCATGCCCTCGCCGCTGAGGTTTTGCCCCAAGGCCGTTTTGCATGCAGATAACACGGCGAGTTGCTGGCCCTGCAAATCAAGATCAAGAATATCGGCGGCGCGCAAAATACCCGCATCATTCCGGGGCCTCCCCGGAGAATATCTCAATCCTTGCAGCGTCAGGTGTTTGACCTCGGCGCCGCGCTGACTCCGATTTGAGCGGCGCTCATCCAAAATCAAAAAAGAGTGTAAGGGCTGGCTGTCATCAACGTCGGCATGCAGAGCGAGATGCACGATGCCTTGAAAGCGATCGAGCATGCCGGTAAGCTCTGATCGTGTCAAGTGCGTATAGATTTTGGGAGTAGCATTTTTGAAAAAGTTCGCGACGGCCTTTATTTCGAGCTTGGCATGCGGGATAGTTTTGGAATCCATGGCGATCAAGAGTGCAGGGCTTTCCGCGCGGTATGCGAAGGGAGTCGAACGCTGCAGCATAAGTTGCAACGCTGTGAGGCTCGGGGCAAACGCGGGCGCGAATTTTTCGAGAAAGAGACGCTTGTCACGTTCATCTTTGAGCGCAACAAACGGCAGATAGTAGAGAACATCGTCGGGAATGATATAAAGCATGCGCGCTTGCCGCAGCATATGCGCGACGGGCGCGACCAGCCACTGATAAAGTTCGGCACTTTGACGTTCGGTCTCAGTGCGCAAGGCTTGCGCCTCGTTTCGCAGCCTTTTTTGAAACGCATCACGGCCGTCGATGCCGATGATCCTCCGGAAATTTTGGACTTTTTGACGGAGTTCATGCCCGGTGATTGCCGTTTGAATCACTTCGACATTCGAACGATTCAACACGGCAATGATGAGCTTTGCGTCCCTAACGCGATAAACAAGTATTGCCGTTGAATCGTCGAGCTGGCTTTGCACGTTGGCAGGGTTGGCTACGAGTTGAAAAAACGAGGAATCGGCGTGTGTGTTTTGAGCTTCGCGTAGATTGCTGGCATTCGCGATCTGACGATACAGCAAATCAACAGTATTGCGCGCCTTGGCCTTCTCCATGTATTCTAGAACCAGGAGCCTATCATCGGCGCGATTCAGCGCGAAGCCAAGCGCGCTGTCAAACACCCGCTGAACCGTGCTGAAATAGTTCATGTTGAAATCTAGCCGGCTCACCGAATTTCTGATGTGCTCGAGTGCGGCGATGGTGCTGTCATAATGCAAGCGGGCAGCCGCCAGATGCCCGGCATTGGCATGCGCTTGCGCCAGGCCAAAGTGACAATTCCAAATCAATTCTCGCTGAACAGCGTCTTCGGCTATCGTGTGAGCGCGCTGAAATCGCGCCAGAGCTGAATCGGTTTGTTGTTGCTGTAGAGAAATATATCCCAGGCCCAACCACGCTTTTGCCTGGGCAGGATGATATTGCGCATCTTCTCCCACGTTTAGCGCGGCAATATAGGCCTGCTCCGCCTCGCGCCAGGATGAATCTTGCCTGGCAATGTCGCCGAGATTGTTCCACAAATCTGCTTGTACGATGTGTGCACGCCGCGGGTCGAGCGCGGCAAGGCCTTGCCGTTGATAAGCGCGCGCCTGCCGGAAGTTTTTCTTCCACAAATGGATGATGCCAATCAAGCCGAGCGTGCCGGCCTTTCTTGAAATATTTTGCAGACCCTCGTAACCCTGCAGGGCGGAATCGGCCAGTGCAAGAGCATGCTGCCAGTCGCCGAGTTCGAGATGCACTTTGGCTTGGTGCAACCAAAGTGAAGGCAGATCGGCAAACTCGGATAGATTGCGTTTCAGGATAATTGCCGTGTCGAGATGCGCCAGAGTGAGATTGTAATCTGCCAGGGTGTGATAGATTCGCGCGGCTTTCGCATGTGTTTCCGCCTTCAGGGCGCGATAGCGGATTTTTTGAATCAGACGAAATTGATCTGACAGAATTGAAAGCGCCGCGCGAATGTCATGGCGCGCAATGGCATCGACCAGCTTCACATCCAGCAAACTGGCAAGCGCGTAAGGCTTTTCTATTTTCAGCGCCAGGCGTGTAGCTGCCTTGATGCAAATGTCGGAAGAGTCTCTCTGCCGTCGGCTATCATAGATTTCAGCCATGAGCAAAAGCGCTTCCAACTCGTTGTCAAGATAACCGATGTCACGGCTGACGTGCAACCACTGCCGGGCGAGATCATAAATTTGATTCTTGTCGTCAACCGCTCTCAGATGAAAGTTGCATAGCCACCACAGATTGTCGGCGGCTTGCTTGAGATCTCCGAGCCGCTGGAATTGTGCGTGCGCATACTCCAGGCAACGCATGTTGAAAATGATCTGCGCACGACTGGTATCGTAGTCGATCCCTCGCATAAAGGCCGTTCGAGCAACGATCCAATTGCTCAGATTTTTTGGAGAGGATTTTCCCAAATGCGCCAACTGTTCGAACCGGTGTATGAAAAAGCTGTCAGCATATTGTTCTGCAAAAACCTGCGCAATTTCACCGGCAAGCGTTTCATATAATTGCGAGGAGTCCGGTTTCCCCATAAAACGCAGATACAGGCTGCGATCCAAAAAAGCATGAAAAAATACGCTGGCATCGTATGGATTTGTTGCAATCGCTTGATGAAGCGAATCCCGGGCGTTGGCTTCGGCATAACTCAGGAATTGCTGCTGCCGGTTTGCGCGATAGTTGTCAAACAGGGTATGCGCAAGAAATGTTGCGATTGTTGCGCGATCAAGCGGAAAGGGAGGAGGAGCGGAGAGATGTCGATGTGAAAAAATAATGGCGGCGCATGCCGCGCCAAGAATTAGGCTATGCGCTGAGTGTTTGCGCAAAGAGCGCCATCTGTCACGCAGATAGGAAAAGTGTATTTGGGTAAACAACGATCGCTAGCTCCCGACAGCTTCAAGCGGCGCGCCAAGCCTGCGCTGTGCAATCGAATTGGTATTGGCCTCGAATTACAATTCACGGAGTTCTTGTCGTTTTACAAATATCCTGGAATTTGGCAAACATCGCGAGATCAGCGGGGGTGTTTGTGACTTTTCATGTGCGCGAGATCGCCGGCAACAGCGCCGCACGCATCAACCGTGTTCATGTCATTGGTATCGAAATCTTTCCAGAAAGTCAAGCCCTGTTTTGTGGGGATGGTGGTTCATGTTTGTCGTGAAATCTATACGTCAGCTTGGGGGCAGCCGTTGCGATGATGAGCAGTCGTTGACAGGCTCGCGGTTAGATAGACCCTGGCTTCGGCAAGGTCAGGCTGCGGCAAGGGGTCGTGCATTGAAGCTCCCGCTCTCCCCGGCCAGCAACTAATCCTCTCTTGACTTTCTTGAGAATTTTAATACTTTGTAACAGCCTGATTCTGCCTCCGGCTGCTTCTAATTCAACAAAACTGAGCAAAGGGAGTGCGGTATCAACGGCCAACAGAGTTAAACGGCTTCTTACCTAACGAGGAGGAGCAGTTATGCTGCAAAACTTCACGAAGTATGCGGGTCTGGTGCAAATGATCATTGGTCTTCTTGGCCAGTTTGCGCCTGGTATTACCTCAATGTTGGGGGCGGCAGCAGGAACCGGAGCTGGAGACATCCTCGGAGGAGG of the Cytophagia bacterium CHB2 genome contains:
- a CDS encoding cysteine desulfurase, producing MSRIYLDYSATTPLAQEVYAEMQPFFLEHFGNPSSIHGFGREVKVAIDEAREKIATSIGAQPQEIVFTSGGTESNNAAIQGLIQSFAAPQHVITSRLEHPSVLMVFRELEKRGWKVSYVEPDGAGMITVEAVLRSLRPETALISIMHANNEVGTINPILEIARLADERQIPFHSDAVQSFGKIPLDMKTMPVTALSVSGHKIYGPKGVGVLFLRRGAKIMPLLHGGKQERERRAGTENVAAIVGFGRATAMIMAEREREAERLRALTQDFWQNVQQIYPQATLNSPPRERLPGVLNISFPGMDSLAMVMSLDLQGIAVSNGSACSSGSVEPSHVLRAMNLSNDRANSAIRFSFGRYTTQAELAETLAALEQILQRRKRDRRIPPKVGRVMSTA
- the mnmA gene encoding tRNA 2-thiouridine(34) synthase MnmA — protein: MDHKHNYLAQSQIAPGAGATVVVAMSGGVDSSAAAALLHEHGYRVIGITLNLWDFHASGGNVNFESGCCSIDTMADARAICHKLGVPHYVLDLKEIFDRSVQQDFIAEYFAGRTPNPCVRCNTFIKWGALLQQAENIGADFLATGHYARVALNPDTGRWVLRRAVDHNKDQSYALWGVRQAALARTLFPLGELTKPQVRDFARSLSLKTAEKKESQEICFIPDNDYRRYLQEKAPANVEEIGAGEFVDRTGKALGTHAGVPFYTIGQRKGLGMAFGRPIFVTQIDSLTNTITLGDAEDLLQDEFVVSSVNWGAEYCPKEGREVHCKIRYRDSGAAARLYDAEEHAARVRFHAPQRAITPGQSAVFYDGDIVIGGGVIDHVRK
- a CDS encoding CHAT domain-containing protein, encoding MRKHSAHSLILGAACAAIIFSHRHLSAPPPFPLDRATIATFLAHTLFDNYRANRQQQFLSYAEANARDSLHQAIATNPYDASVFFHAFLDRSLYLRFMGKPDSSQLYETLAGEIAQVFAEQYADSFFIHRFEQLAHLGKSSPKNLSNWIVARTAFMRGIDYDTSRAQIIFNMRCLEYAHAQFQRLGDLKQAADNLWWLCNFHLRAVDDKNQIYDLARQWLHVSRDIGYLDNELEALLLMAEIYDSRRQRDSSDICIKAATRLALKIEKPYALASLLDVKLVDAIARHDIRAALSILSDQFRLIQKIRYRALKAETHAKAARIYHTLADYNLTLAHLDTAIILKRNLSEFADLPSLWLHQAKVHLELGDWQHALALADSALQGYEGLQNISRKAGTLGLIGIIHLWKKNFRQARAYQRQGLAALDPRRAHIVQADLWNNLGDIARQDSSWREAEQAYIAALNVGEDAQYHPAQAKAWLGLGYISLQQQQTDSALARFQRAHTIAEDAVQRELIWNCHFGLAQAHANAGHLAAARLHYDSTIAALEHIRNSVSRLDFNMNYFSTVQRVFDSALGFALNRADDRLLVLEYMEKAKARNTVDLLYRQIANASNLREAQNTHADSSFFQLVANPANVQSQLDDSTAILVYRVRDAKLIIAVLNRSNVEVIQTAITGHELRQKVQNFRRIIGIDGRDAFQKRLRNEAQALRTETERQSAELYQWLVAPVAHMLRQARMLYIIPDDVLYYLPFVALKDERDKRLFLEKFAPAFAPSLTALQLMLQRSTPFAYRAESPALLIAMDSKTIPHAKLEIKAVANFFKNATPKIYTHLTRSELTGMLDRFQGIVHLALHADVDDSQPLHSFLILDERRSNRSQRGAEVKHLTLQGLRYSPGRPRNDAGILRAADILDLDLQGQQLAVLSACKTALGQNLSGEGMMGLTQAFLCAGAERLLTSLWDVDDRSTSELMRDFYRHLQQGAPPARALRAAQLQMIQNLEARASHSYAFPYFWAAFVLTGRGD